From Halarsenatibacter silvermanii:
ACCCGAATATAATTGATTTTTGCCTTCGAGTAGGATACCCTTAATATAGTAGTGAATAACACCCTATATTCCTCATTATAGGGTTTTAAACACAAAACGGCTGTTTTTACCATCATCTTCCATATTAACTTCATATCTCGTATTATCGATAAAAAAAGAAGGGGGACAAAATCGTGCCCAAAAGAAAAATACCTGATGTGTTATCTGAGGAAGAGCAGAAGAAAATTTTAGGTGTTTTCAATGAAAGATATTTTTCCTCGCAGCGAAATAAGATGATGATTAAATTAATGCTGGATGCCGGTCTCAGGTTATCGGAAGCTATCAACCTCAGCTGGCAGGATGTGAATCTGCAGACGGGTGAGATTAAAATTAGAGAAAGCAAAAACGAAAAGGGAAGAATTGTCTGGCTGAATGAAGAAACTTTAGAAAAACTTAAAAACTGGCGCCGGAGACAAAATGAAGAATTAGAAAAAGAAGTGGATTTAGTTTTTACCACCAAAACGGGCAATCAATTAAATCCCAGGAATGTAAGGTCGATGGTATATAACTATACTGAAAAAGCGGGGATCACTAATAAAGATGTAAGCCCGCACACTTTCCGGCACACATTTGCGACTGATCTTTACCGCAGGACCAAAAATTTGCGGCTGGTTCAGAAGGCGCTGGGGCATGCTGACATTTCAACAACGCAGATATACACGCATATAGTGGATGAGGAGATGGAGGAGGCTATGAAGAATTTTCGTGGTGGAGAAAGAGATTAAAATATATCTATGATTAACCTAATGCTGACACATAATTCGATATTAGGGTTGAAAAAGCACTGATAGGACGAAGACGAGGTTATTACAGTTCATATATCGATAGTTAGCGGCAAATCTTTTCTGCAGGTTGTAGTTTAGGTCATTGCGCGGAAATATAAGCAGATAGATTTTTTATGATTAACTACCATGAAGAAGGAAAAGACTTCATAAAAAATTAAAGCTCAAGCTCCCTGAGACTATAAAATTAATATCTCTAATTTTTTGACTTGTCAGAAACAGTGCAAGCGGTTAGAAAAATAAAAATCTCAATTATAAGCAAGTATATTATAAAGGATTTACCAGGTCTATATTGAATTATGATATAACAATTCATTCTAAAGTAATTACAAGTATTCCAATATTTTTGATATTTACAGTAGTATTTATATTTTGAAAAGATGGATAGTCACAGAAATATTAAGGAAAGAGGGGTGAATCATAATGATTAAAAAATCAATACTATTTTCATTGGTGATTATATTTTTATTTACAAGCACCTCTTTAGGTTTTGAACAGGTTACAGGTAGCGAATGGCATGAGTTTAGCCAGGAAGAAAAAGAAAGATATGTTGAAGGTTTTATAGACACTTATAATTTTATATATATACTAATGGGAGCAGACAGATTTTTCGGAGATGTTGATATTGAATTAGTAATTAAACGAGCTAAAAGAGATGGGATACTATTTGAAGAGGAAGAGATTGAAGAATTGGTAGCCGAATTTGATAAGGAATTGGGGGAAGATGAGACTATTAAAGATTTATATATTCGAGAAGTATTAGACTTTGAGATGCCAAATTAGCAAATTTATATTCCCATCAAAAAATGAATCAGCAGGGTCTATAGTAAACAGATTATTAAAAGACAGCAATTAAGAATCTGAGATGAATATATGAGAGAATTTGTTATAGCCATTTTATTTTTACTTTTGATATTACTTGTTCTGTGGCAGACATTAAATAAAACCAGAGATGAGGAAGCTATTCTCGATAAACTCAAGGCTATATTTGGGGACCTGTTTTAGTACTTTAGAAAAACAATAGGTATAAATATTACTCATTTTTTCATATCCGTTATAATGTTTCTGCCTCTTCAAACTTCTACATGAAAATTTAAAGGGCTTTTGACTTTTATTTCGCAAAATCAGCTCTGGATAGTTCAATTATTTGATTTCTGATTCTTTTTAATTTTAGTCTTTTGAATAACCATAAAACTGTTAAATCGATTTTGGAATGTAGACTCTTTACTTCTTGCAGAACACTTTTTGCCACGAATATTTCTATCCCATTGTATTTTTGGTAGTTAAAGCGATCCAGATTTTTTTCTGAAGGTCTTTTTTACCCGTACCACGGGTTTTTGGTGGTCATTTCAACCTCCTACCTGAAGCAGGAGCGCTAACTCTTCAATGTCTTTGCTGCTTATATAATTTTGGGCTGAATTGCTCCTTTGAATAATATTTCTGAACCTTCAGGAAAAATTTTAAATATTATATTGTTGTACTATCTTCGATAATAATTAAAATTTGCGTAAAATGAACGTTCCCCGCAATTTATCTTTTCAAACCTATTCTAAATTTAATACTTTTTTTTGAGTTCTTTGCTGACTGGAGTTAATAGCTCCAGCCTTTTTATTTCACCCATACTTTTATAAAATAAACATTACACATAATCTCCTGTTTTACGCCATTTTATCTTTCCTGTCCATTTTAATTACTGAACAAATTAAAAAAACTGGCCTGTTAAGCCAGCTCTTATCAAAACTATTCCCTGCTTGTTTAGGTCCAGGGTTTTTCATTTTATTTTTGCGCTCCACCAAAAAATCAATTGCCGGCAGGCTCTCGATCAAAAATTATTATCTTTCGAAAGATCCTCAGCTGGTTGGGTCATCTCTTCAGGGTTAACATGGTCTTCAAATTCTTCTTCTGTCAGATAACCCAGCTTCACCGCCGCTTTTTTCAAGGTTATTTCCTCTTCATGGGCTTTTTGAGCAATTTCAGCTGCTTTATCGTAGCCCACAACAGGATTCAATGCCGCGACCAGCATCAGGTTATTCTGCAGATACTGCTGAATTTTTTCCCGGTTGGGCTCTATACCGACCACACAATTTTCTGTAAAGGATCTGCTGGCATCGGCCAGCAGCCGGACACTCTGCAGAAAATTATAGATAATTATCGGCTTGCAGACATTCAACTCGAAATTGCCCGAACCTCCGGCGATATTTATGGACGTATCATTCCCCATTATCTGAATGCAAACCTGAATTAAAGCCTCTGCCTGGGTGGGATTGATTTTGCCGGGCATAATTGAGCTTCCCGGTTCATTCGCCGGCAGATTAATCTCCCCGATCCCGCAGCGAGGACCGGAAGAAAGCCATCTGATATCATTGGCAATTTTCATCAAACTGCCCGCTGCTGTTTTTAAAGCCCCGCTTGCTTTTACAATATCATCATGAGCTGCAATGGCTTCAAATTTATTGGAAGCACCGACAAAATCTATTCCGGTCAGAGAGGCTATTTTATTGATCACTTTTTCCTCATATTCTTCATGAGTATTTAAACCTGTACCCACGGCGGTTGCTCCCAGGGCCAATTCCTTTAGATGCGGGAGAGCATCCGCAATCGCTTCCAGCCCATGTTCTAGCTGACTGGCATACCCGGAAAATTCCTGCCCCAGGGTAACCGGGGCTGCATCCATGAGATGAGTCCGGCCCGTTTTGACAATCTCTGCAAATTCTTCCTCCTTCTCCTGCAGTGCTTCTTTTAAAGTTTTTAGGGCAGGAATCAACTCATTCTGGATCAATTTAACGGAAGCAATCGACATGGCTGCGGGAAAAGTATCGTTGGATGATTGAGACATATTAACATGATCATGGGGATGAATGGGATCTTTGCTGCCAATTTCCCCTCCGGCGAGCTCGATAGCCCGGTTGCTGATTACCTCATTGACATTCATATTGGTCTGGGTGCCGGAACCGGTCTGCCACACGGCCAGAGGAAACTGATCATCCAGCTCACCGGCGATCAATTCCCCGCACACTTCTACAATTAAATCTTTTTTCTCTTCTGCCAGAAAACCCAGCTCATAATTCGTCAGGGCTGCCGCTTTTTTAACGATTCCAAAAGCTCTTATAACCGGCAGAGGAATCGTTTCTGTACCGATATTAAAATTCTTCGAAGCTCGCCGGGTTTGAGCACCATAATAAACATCCTGCGGCACCTTTACTTCTCCTAAACTATCTTCTTCTGTGCGATATTTCATTATTACTCCTCCCCAGCACTCTCTCTGGCAAAGCCATATTGTTCTTTCTTATTCTACATTCTACAAAACTGCCGGAGAAAAATCCAGAAATTTAAAGGAATTCAGGCTATTCTATGACAAACTGGATTTCCATCTCCTGCTCTTTACATATCTTTCAAAATATTGATAAGGTAATTATAAGATGCAGGTCAGCTGATTTTTGGAAGCGAATCGTGATATCCCTGCAGTGAAAGGGTGATTATAAGAAGATGAATTTATATTTTAGATGTGATATTATTTGGGCAGAAAGTAAAGATATGAGGGAATAAAGAGGAGTGATTAAAATGGTAAGAACAATAAGCAAACAAGAGATTGATGAATATATAACAGAAATAGTAAATGTAGTAGAGAATTCTAAATCTATTAAGAAGACCAGTCGCAAAATAAATGATATATTATCAGATAGAAAAATGCCTATAGATATAATCGTTTGTTCTGAAGAAGATTTGCTGGCAGCAGAGACATTGCTTGATTCCCCAGAAAACAGATATCCAATGCTTACAGCAATAATAGGTTTTCACAGCCAGCAATGCATAGAAAAATGCTTAAAAGCAATTTTATCTTTTAAAGAGATAGATTTCAGGTGGAGTCATGATTTATATTTCCAAATTCTTCAAAAGGCTCTACTCAAACGACCTTATTTGCAGGGTTGTATTATATACAATTATAATGTACAATATAAATATGCAATATGAAAACACAATTATTATAAGGAGGTTACTGATATGCCCAGCACAGAAAAGAAGAATCACACTTTTTTTCTGCCAGAAGAGCTTGTAAATAAATACCGCAAATATTCCGAGCAGGATTATATATCGTCAATGAACGAGGGAGTGCGGAGGGCCATGGAGGAGTTTTCTCAA
This genomic window contains:
- the fumC gene encoding class II fumarate hydratase, with the translated sequence MKYRTEEDSLGEVKVPQDVYYGAQTRRASKNFNIGTETIPLPVIRAFGIVKKAAALTNYELGFLAEEKKDLIVEVCGELIAGELDDQFPLAVWQTGSGTQTNMNVNEVISNRAIELAGGEIGSKDPIHPHDHVNMSQSSNDTFPAAMSIASVKLIQNELIPALKTLKEALQEKEEEFAEIVKTGRTHLMDAAPVTLGQEFSGYASQLEHGLEAIADALPHLKELALGATAVGTGLNTHEEYEEKVINKIASLTGIDFVGASNKFEAIAAHDDIVKASGALKTAAGSLMKIANDIRWLSSGPRCGIGEINLPANEPGSSIMPGKINPTQAEALIQVCIQIMGNDTSINIAGGSGNFELNVCKPIIIYNFLQSVRLLADASRSFTENCVVGIEPNREKIQQYLQNNLMLVAALNPVVGYDKAAEIAQKAHEEEITLKKAAVKLGYLTEEEFEDHVNPEEMTQPAEDLSKDNNF
- a CDS encoding tyrosine-type recombinase/integrase translates to MPKRKIPDVLSEEEQKKILGVFNERYFSSQRNKMMIKLMLDAGLRLSEAINLSWQDVNLQTGEIKIRESKNEKGRIVWLNEETLEKLKNWRRRQNEELEKEVDLVFTTKTGNQLNPRNVRSMVYNYTEKAGITNKDVSPHTFRHTFATDLYRRTKNLRLVQKALGHADISTTQIYTHIVDEEMEEAMKNFRGGERD
- a CDS encoding HEPN domain-containing protein, translating into MVRTISKQEIDEYITEIVNVVENSKSIKKTSRKINDILSDRKMPIDIIVCSEEDLLAAETLLDSPENRYPMLTAIIGFHSQQCIEKCLKAILSFKEIDFRWSHDLYFQILQKALLKRPYLQGCIIYNYNVQYKYAI